One stretch of Podospora bellae-mahoneyi strain CBS 112042 chromosome 2, whole genome shotgun sequence DNA includes these proteins:
- a CDS encoding hypothetical protein (EggNog:ENOG503PVAW), which yields MSIDKENKKTSEELAEEAAIQQAMMADLGIGRLDELPVDDGELAAMNKKKGGGKNGRHGRGDRGDREPRQEYIRRPQIQNDALVARGAKMSNVWQDAIASGVFEDDDAAAVKGLADLGGPRLHELKAEAKRKATVLLKYQESQSRNNLHPYAIRSQMSPAQEPHHSFSHVQQIVKSGSPFVSNRNRKQKMSSSRNAGPSRLPSASVHLRQPSESAPLRQSVSSPFPGPSKIVQQAPRHVPVPPSQYGGHQHVANPPHMVARAEVLLNPPGRNQPLPAIVFLTVAPAPTLGFCMMFAENKLFVQFTIAEYQDFVSSDLTLSLHFGQNVLYFGLTFSTAGELESFLKVLRGLKAGKYAVGAFETSGQKPAPEPSVALKPSIAPQPPVTPANAAPANENTIVIRLPPVKPQASASNNRAVQYASRFITGEASSTRQHDDESELKATQGVLINVEGKDTSPVLQCGSSEASALLSTLEPYSNEDALEVAPAVTSRGHDISRTSTPVENDALTRETVRLSVPDAVAMLRNMLTAFLRKKAGGKTKREITATVEGIREAFIDVVCQDHTKSERKEVVAQIEDYLNSSAVAFVKPRRLQYTNEEMMAMKDSQVQPPAWLADVPYLHGKDGAPTLPVDGIDTKEYIRKSIIGMDWVLGKAESSAATTQKQPMTIAKTESSVAVEDISPQASAAALKPVQAPVKPMAEYRKPDAGLGASRWSSTMDAPIQNRNAFTGLPYEKRWKEGSYFHDLAQLDPETRIDEAENLEDFFFPGSRAVGDRAGALATLQPSARDLGSDTQVGDLDRRMSRLTLESPAGSRATSCSTVRRDAFEQGSQLILIEEPTPPLNAAARTFTPTARAFVPAAVTPPPANTRRSSSASTLGGLGASRHASRAALPTAGRFKFHLPK from the exons ATGTCGATCGACaaagagaacaagaagacCTCAGAGGAGCTGGCGGAAGAGGCCGCTATCCAGcaggccatgatg GCGGATTTGGGAATCGGCCGCCTGGACGAACTTCCCGTCGATGACGGCGAGTTGGCAGCCATGAATAAAAAGAAGGGAGGCGGAAAGAATGGCCGACATGGTCGGGGTGACCGGGGCGACCGCGAGCCCAGACAAGAGTATATTCGTCGGCCCCAAATCCAGAATGATGCGCTTGTAGCGAGGGGCGCGAAGATGTCGAATGTTTGGCAGG ATGCCATTGCGTCCGGCGTcttcgaggatgatgacgctGCCGCGGTCAAAGGGCTTGCTGATCTAGGAGGTCCTCGCCTTCACGAGCTGAAGGCAGAGGCCAAGAGAAAGGCGACGGTTTTGCTGAAATATCAGGAGAGCCAGAGCCGCAA TAACCTTCATCCCTATGCGATCCGAAGTCAGATGTCTCCGGCCCAGGAGCCACATCACTCGTTTTCGCACGTTCAGCAAATTGTCAAGAGCGGGTCGCCGTTCGTAAGCAACCGCAACCGCAAGCAGAAGATGTCCAGCTCCAGAAATGCCGGTCCATCCCGGCTCCCATCAGCGTCTGTCCACCTCCGGCAGCCGTCAGAGTCTGCTCCCCTTCGCCAATCGGTTTCGAGCCCGTTCCCAGGCCCCTCCAAGATTGTGCAGCAAGCTCCTAGACACGTCCCAGTCCCGCCATCCCAATATGGTGGCCACCAACATGTCgccaaccctccccacaTGGTCGCTCGGGCAGAGGTTCTCCTCAACCCACCTGGAAGAAATCAGCCGTTGCCTGCCATTGTCTTCTTGACAGTGGCTCCAGCTCCCACACTGGGCTTCTGCATGATGTTTGCCGAAAACAAACTATTCGTTCAGTTCACCATTGCCGAATATCAGGACTTTGTCTCAAGCGACCTGACCCTCTCTCTTCATTTTGGACAGAACGTTCTGTATTTCGGCCTGACTTTCAGTACCGCTGGTGAGCTTGAGAGTTTTCTCAAAGTTTTGAGAGGCCTCAAAGCTGGCAAATATGCCGTGGGGGCTTTTGAAACCTCTGGGCAGAAGCCTGCCCCAGAGCCATCGGTTGCCCTCAAGCCATCGATTGCACCTCAGCCGCCGGTTACTCCAGCAAACGCTGCTCCCGCGAACGAAAACACCATTGTGATTCGTTTACCCCCGGTCAAGCCACAAGCTAGCGCGTCCAATAACAGGGCGGTGCAGTACGCTTCTCGGTTCATCACGGGCGAAGCCAGCAGCACGCGCCAACACGATGACGAGTCGGAGCTCAAAGCGACACAAGGTGTCCTTATCAATGTCGAGGGGAAGGACACCAGTCCGGTCCTACAGTGTGGAAGTTCGGAGGCATCGGCACTGCTCTCGACCTTGGAGCCATACAGCAACGAAGATGCCTTGGAGGTGGCGCCTGCTGTGACTTCGCGCGGCCACGACATCAGCAGAACCAGCACGCCGGTAGAGAATGATGCTTTGACACGCGAAACAGTCAGGCTATCAGTGCCTGATGCAGTTGCCATGCTCCGAAACATGCTCACGGCTTTTCTCAGGAAGAAGGCTGGCGGGAAGACCAAGCGGGAGATTACCGCAACTGTTGAAGGTATCCGCGAAGCATTCATCGATGTGGTCTGCCAGGACCACACCAAGTCCGAGCGAAAAGAGGTAGTCGCACAGATAGAGGACTATCTCAACTCCTCTGCAGTGGCGTTTGTCAAGCCCCGTCGTCTTCAGTATACGAATGAAGAGATGATGGCCATGAAGGACTCCCAGGTCCAACCCCCGGCCTGGTTGGCAGATGTCCCGTATCTACACGGCAAAGATGGGGCTCCCACACTCCCTGTTGACGGTATTGACACGAAGGAGTACATCCGGAAGTCCATCATTGGTATGGACTGGGTGTTGGGGAAAGCAGAGTCATCCGCTGCCACAACTCAAAAGCAGCCTATGACTATCGCCAAAACGGAGTCGTCCGTGGCCGTGGAGGACATTTCACCGCAGGCATCAGCTGCCGCCTTGAAGCCAGTCCAGGCCCCTGTGAAGCCCATGGCTGAATATCGAAAACCCGATGCTGGACTTGGTGCCTCACGGTGGTCCTCGACCATGGATGCCCCCATTCAAAACAGAAATGCTTTCACGGGACTCCCGTACGAAAAGCGCTGGAAAGAGGGTAGCTATTTCCACGACCTCGCTCAGCTTGACCCAGAGACCAGGATTGACGAGGCTGAGAACCTGGAggactttttctttccgGGTTCGCGTGCTGTTGGGGACCGTGCCGGAGCGCTTGCGACTTTGCAGCCGTCTGCCCGCGATTTGGGCAGTGACACCCAGGTGGGCGATCTTGATCGCCGAATGTCACGGCTCACTCTTGAGTCACCGGCAGGGTCACGAGCGACCTCGTGCTCTACCGTGCGTAGAGACGCGTTCGAGCAGGGATCACAACTGATCCTCATCGAAGAGCCAACTCCGCCGTTGAACGCGGCCGCGCGGACGTTCACACCGACTGCTCGTGCATTCGTGCCTGCAGCGGTtacaccaccgcccgcaAACACGCGCAGATCATCCAGTGCGTCGACTTTGGGCGGCCTTGGAGCGTCCCGTCATGCCAGTAGAGCCGCGCTGCCGACTGCAGGCCGCTTTAAGTTTCACCTTCCCAAGTGA
- the ASN1 gene encoding asparagine synthetase (MEROPS:MER0034539; EggNog:ENOG503NVCE; COG:E; BUSCO:EOG09261145) — protein MCGIFACHSHPDVAKFKPTALKLSKQIRHRGPDCATVLCHERLSIVGVGGSRSVYLVSRPSSNLKAESGAQPLTNADDSIILAVNGEIYNHRLVRKTLKTPYHFKTTSDCEVVIPLYLEYGIDAPKHLDGMFSFVLYDKNKDRTIAARDPIGITTLYQGWSSKEPGTVYFASELKSLHPVCDKIEAFPPGHIFDSLTGERTRYFEPTWWDGEKIPQTPVDLKKLRETLERSVRKRLMAEVPYGVLLSGGLDSSLVASIAQRETLRLKKLAEEANGAAEEKPEDLDKGEGLVGLDDEGKLSTMTFLPQLNSFSIGLPGSPDNEAALKVAKFLGTKHHVMTFTIEDGLNALSDVIYHLETYDVTTIRASTPMYLLSRKIKAMGIKMVLSGEGSDEIFGGYLYFHGAPNKEEFHTECVRRVKNLHLADCLRANKSTSAWGLEARVPFLDKEFLEVSMNIDPADKMINKERMEKYILRKAFDTSDDPTAEPYLPDNILWRQKEQFSDGVGYGWIDALKDNAELHVTDEMMKNPKPEWGSDIPDTKEAYWYRLMFDEHFPQSCASTVMRWTPTWSKQTDPSGRAISIHQAKYEDA, from the exons ATGTGCGGCATCTTCGCCTGCCATAG TCACCCAGACGTCGCCAAATTCAAGCCGACTGCTCTGAAGCTTTCCAAGCAGATCAGACACAGAGGCCCGGATTG CGCCACAGTTCTGTGCCATGAACGGCTCAGCAtcgtcggtgttggtgggtcTAGATCTGTATATCTGGTTTCGAGGCCGTCGTCTAACCTCAAAGCAGAGAGCGGAGCTCAGCCACTTACCAATGCCGATGACAGCATTATCCTCGCCGTCAACGGCGAAATCTACAACCACCGTCTTGTTCGCAAGACCTTGAAGACCCCCTACCACTTCAAGACCACCTCGGATTGCGAGGTTGTGATTCCTCTG TACCTCGAGTATGGCATTGATGCGCCTAAGCACCTCGATGGCATGTTCTCCTTCGTTCTTTACGACAAGAATAAGGACCGCACAATCGCCGCCCGCGACCCCATCGGTATCACAACCCTTTACCAGGGCTGGTCCTCCAAGGAGCCCGGCACTGTCTACTTCGCTTCCGAGCTGAAGTCCCTCCACCCCGTCTGCGACAAGATCGAGGCTTTCCCGCCCGGACACATCTTCGACAGCTTGACTGGTGAGAGGACACGGTACTTTGAGCCCACATGGTGGGATGGCGAGAAGATCCCCCAGACCCCTGTCGACCTCAAGAAGCTCCGCGAGACTCTTGAGAGGTCTGTCAGGAAAAGGTTGATGGCTGAGGTCCCTTATGGTGTTCTCCTTTCCGGCGGTCTTGACTCTTCGCTTGTTGCTTCCATTGCCCAGAGGGAAACCCTGCGCCTGAAGAAGCTTGCAGAGGAGGCCAACGGTGCCGCTGAGGAGAAGCCTGAGGATTTGGACAAGGGCGAGGGTCTTGTTGGTCTCGATGACGAGGGCAAGCTCTCTACCATGACCTTCCTTCCCCAGctcaactccttctccattGGCCTTCCCGGCTCTCCTGACAACGAGGCTGCCCTCAAGGTGGCCAAGTTCCTCGGCACCAAGCACCACGTCATGACCTTCACCATCGAGGATGGTCTTAACGCCTTGTCTGATGTCATCTACCACCTCGAGACCTACgatgtcaccaccatccgtGCCTCGACTCCCATGTACCTGCTCTCTcgcaagatcaaggccaTGGGCATCAAGATGGTCCTCTCTGGTGAGGGTTCCGACGAGATCTTCGGCGGTTACCTCTACTTCCACGGCGCCCCCAACAAGGAGGAGTTTCACACCGAGTGCGTCCGCCGCGTCAAGAACCTTCACTTGGCCGACTGCCTGCGCGCTAACAAGTCCACCTCCGCGTGGGGTCTCGAGGCCCGTGTGCCCTTCCTCGACAAGGAGTTCCTCGAGGTGTCGATGAACATCGACCCTGCGGACAAGATGATCAACAAGGAAAGAATGGAGAAGTACATTCTCCGCAAGGCTTTCGACACCTCGGACGACCCGACCGCCGAGCCCTACCTTCCCGACAACATCCTCTGGCGCCAGAAGGAGCAGTTCTCTGACGGTGTCGGATACGGATGGATCGATGCCCTCAAGGACAACGCCGAGCTCCACGTCACCGacgagatgatgaagaaccCCAAGCCCGAGTGGGGCAGCGATATCCCTGACACCAAGGAGGCCTACTGGTACCGCCTGATGTTCGACGAGCACTTCCCCCAGTCGTGCGCGTCGACCGTCATGAGGTGGACACCCACATGGTCCAAGCAGACGGATCCCAGTGGCAG AGCTATCTCGATCCATCAGGCCAAGTATGAGGATGCTTAA
- the MAP2 gene encoding Methionine aminopeptidase 2 (EggNog:ENOG503NUPF; MEROPS:MER0001728; COG:J), which translates to MAAQAPVDEIAQLSVSDAATTKPKPGLDSATATNGNLNRDSDDSDDDAENAAPGAETGPAKKKKKRKPKKKKKNPTAQSDPPRVLISQLFPDKVYPKGEEVEYVNENRYRTTNEEKRHLDNLKNDFYNDYRHAAEAHRQTRQWAQKNIKPGWSLTDIANGIEDSVRALVGHQGLEEGDALKAGMGFPTGLSLNHCAAHYNPNAGNKMVLQQDDVLKVDIGVHVNGNIVDSAFTLAFNPRYDPLLEACKAATNEGLKQAGIDARLGEIGGYIQEVMESYEVELDGNTYQVKPIRNLNGHTILPYNIHGGKSVPIVKSNDQTKMEEGDVFAIETFGSTGNGYVHEEGEVSHYAKRMDAPKVDLRLSSAKSLLNVINKNFGTLPFCRRYLDRLGQDKYLLGLNSLVANGVVESYPPLVDKKGSYTAQFEHTILIRPTVKEVISRGDDY; encoded by the exons ATGGCAGCTCAAGCGCCGGTAGATGAGATCGCGCAGCTCAGCG TGAGCGATGCGGCTACCACAAAGCCCAAGCCAGGTCTTGATTCGGCTACCGCCACCAATGGCAACCTGAACCGTGACAGCGATGattccgacgacgacgcgGAAAATGCTGCCCCGGGCGCTGAGACGGGGcccgccaagaagaagaagaagagaaagccgaagaagaagaagaagaaccccACGGCCCAATCCGACCCCCCGCGGGTTCTGATCTCGCAGCTCTTTCCCGACAAGGTGTACCccaagggcgaggaggtggaatATGTGAACGAGAACAGATATCGCACCACCAACGAGGAGAAGCGCcacctcgacaacctcaagaaTGACTTTTACAATGACTACCGTCATGCTGCTGAGGCCCACCGCCAGACTCGCCAGTGGGCACAAAAGAACATCAAGCCTGGCTGGTCGCTGACTGACATTGCCAACGGCATTGAAGACAGCGTCCGTGCTCTTGTTGGTCACCAGGgtcttgaggagggtgatgctTTGAAGGCAGGTATGGGTTTCCCTACTGGCCTCAGTCTCAACCACTGCGCTGCCCactacaaccccaacgctGGAAACAAGATGGTTCTCCAGCAGGATGATGTCTTGAAGGTCGATATCGGCGTGCACGTCAACGGCAACATTGTCGACAGTGCCTTCACCTTGGCTTTCAACCCCCGTTATGACCCTCTTCTCGAGGCTTGCAAGGCGGCCACCAACGAAGGTCTCAAGCAGGCTGGTATTGATGCCAGACTTGGCGAGATTGGTGGGTACATCCAGGAAGTCATGGAGAGTTACGAGGTTGAGCTGGACGGCAACACGTACCAGGTCAAGCCGATCCGCAACCTCAACGGACACACAATCCTCCCATACAACATTCACGGAGGCAAGAGCGTGCCCATTGTGAAGAGCAACGACCAGaccaagatggaggagggtgatgtctTCGCCATCGAGACCTTCGGTAGCACTGGCAACGGCTACGTGCACGAGGAAGGTGAGGTCTCTCACTACGCAAAGAGAATGGATGCGCCCAAGGTGGACCTCCGTCTCAGCTCAGCCAAGTCTTTGTTGAACGTCATCAACAAGAACTTTGGCACCCTGCCATTCTGCAGACGTTACCTGGACCGCCTTGGCCAGGACAAGTACCTGCTTGGCTTGAACAGCCTCGTTGCCAACGGGGTTGTGGAGTCTTATCCTCCTCTGGTGGACAAGAAGGGTTCATACACAGCACAGTTTGAGCAT ACCATCTTGATCCGACCTACCGTAAAGGAGGTCATCAGCCGTGGAGATGATTACTAG
- the POR1 gene encoding Mitochondrial porin (COG:P; BUSCO:EOG09263OXI; EggNog:ENOG503NXEA), translated as MAAVPAYSDIAKAANDLLSKDFYHLSSGSLEVKDTTPNRVAFKVTGKSSHDAATSGAIEAKYSDKSTGVTVTQTWNTANALESKVELADTLAKGLKAEGIFSFLPASQAKGVKANLQFKQSNFHGRAFVDLLKGPTTSIDALIGHEGFLAGGSAAFDVQKAKITNYSLAVGYHAPTYNAAVTATDNLSVFSASYYHKVNKLVEAGSKATWNSKTGNTVGLEVAAKYRIDPVSFVKAKINDRGVAAVAYNVLLRDGVKLGLGASFDTQKLDQATHKVGTSLTFEN; from the exons atggCTGCTGTCCCTGCCTACTCCGATATCGCCAAGGCGGCGAACGAT CTCCTTTCCAAGGATTTCTACCATCTCTCCTCCGGCAGCcttgaggtcaaggacaccacccccaaccgcGTTGCCTTCAAGGTTACCGGCAAGAGCAGCCACGATGCTGCCACCTCCGGCGCT ATCGAGGCCAAGTACTCTGACAAGTCCACCG GCGTGACCGTCACCCAGACCTGGAACACCGCCAACGCTCTCGAGTCCAAGGTTGAGCTTGCCGACACCCTCGCCAAGGGTCTCAAGGCCGAGGGtatcttctccttcctccccgcctcccagGCCAAGGGTGTCAAGGCCAACCTGCAGTTCAAGCAGTCCAACTTCCACGGCCGCGCTTtcgtcgacctcctcaagggccccaccaccagcatcgATGCCCTTATCGGCCACGAGGGTTTCCTCGCCGGTGGTTCCGCTGCTTTTGATGTCCAGAAGGCTAAGATCACCAACTACTCCCTGGCCGTCGGTTACCACGCCCCTACCTACAACGCCGCTGTCACCGCCACCGACAACCTGAGCGTTTTCTCCGCCAGCTACTACCACAAGGTCAACAAGCTTGTCGAGGCTGGTTCCAAGGCCACCTGGAACTCCAAGACTGGCAACACCGTTGGTCTTGAGGTTGCCGCCAAGTATCGCATTGACCCCGTTTCCTTCGTCAAG GCCAAGATCAACGACCGCGGTGTCGCCGCCGTTGCCTACAACGTCCTCCTCCGTGACGGCGTCAAGCTCGGTCTCGGTGCCTCTTTCGACACCCAGAAGCTCGACCAGGCCACCCACAAAGTCGGCACCAGCCTTACCTTTGAGAACTAA
- a CDS encoding hypothetical protein (EggNog:ENOG503P476; COG:F; COG:H), producing MDKHLAQIVSLAQAKFKSTPSNRRLLIGISGPPGSGKTTLSTLLTTSLNALLPQTTTFLPLDGYHHPRSTLDTFPDPASAHKYRGSEPTFNGPAFLSLVRSLAEPITPSTSPIYAPSFDHALKDPVENAIEILPTHRIVVIEGNYIMLNKPPWSSIPPLLDIKIFISAPEPVLRQRLARRHLAAGLVDSVEKGEERADFNDIPNGRQISENLVLYQGDVIQIGSADDVTWGPVSSSSM from the exons ATGGACAAGCATCTCGCCCAAAtcgtctccctcgcccaagcCAAATTCAAGTCAACACCCTCCAACCGTCGGCTGT TAATCGGCATCTCCGGCCCTCCCGGCTCCG gcaaaaccaccctctcaaccctcctcaccacctccctcaacgcccttctcccccaaacaacaaccttcctccccctaGACggctaccaccacccccgctcCACCCTCGACACCTTCCCCGACCCAGCCAGCGCCCATAAATACCGCGGCTCAGAACCAACCTTCAACGGccccgccttcctctccctcgtccgATCCCTCGCCGaacccatcaccccctccacatcccccatctACGCCCCCAGCTTCGACCACGCCCTCAAAGACCCGGTCGAGAACGCCATCGAAATCCTACCGACGCACAGGATAGTGGTTATCGAGGGGAATT ATATCATGCTCAACAAACCACCCTGGTCATCCATCCCGCCGTTACTGGACATCAAGATCTTCATCTCCGCGCCCGAGCCGGTTTTGCGGCAAAGGCTGGCAAGGAGACATTTGGCTGCTGGGTTAGTCGACAgtgtggaaaagggggaggagagggccgATTTTAACGATATACCCAACGGTAGGCAGATCAGTGAGAATCTGGTTCTCTATCAGGGGGACGTAATTCAGATCGGGAGCGCGGATGATGTGACGTGGGGACCTgtctcctcgtcgtcaaTGTAG
- a CDS encoding hypothetical protein (EggNog:ENOG503P9I8), which yields MADDLLFNLNLGSSSDSDPEDLASCPAKQPVSRADRSALSQSAFAALKKEYIPRVENGDLWTQIPLPLTPEPDANRGGLISKSQAQDLLHAVEELYFYRRYSDGIGFVKKIMADGGEQKIDLETRELLRKYEGRCKSKLESSQ from the exons ATGGCAgacgacctcctcttcaacctcaacctaggctcctcctccgactcCGACCCTGAAGACCTCGCCTCCTGCCCCGCCAAACAACCCGTCTCCCGAGCTGACCGCTCCGCTCTCTCACAGTCAGCGTTTGCAGCCCTGAAAAAAGAATATATCCCCCGAGTCGAGAACGGTGAT CTATGGACTcaaatccctctccctctcacccCCGAACCAGACGCCAACCGCGGCGGTCTAATCAGCAAatcccaagcccaagactTGCTGCACGCAGTGGAGGAGTTGTATTTCTACCGACGCTACTCCGACGGGATAGGGTTTGTAAAAAAGATAATGGCTGACGGGGGAGAGCAGAAAATAGACCTGGAGACGAGGGAGCTACTGCGCAAGTATGAGGGGAGATGTAAATCAAAACTGGAGTCGTCACAATGA
- a CDS encoding hypothetical protein (COG:O; EggNog:ENOG503Q3TQ) translates to MPFRYYHPPRSAIPRHIANPPHHVLVNNPQPCRPFHSSRHDRAAAGSNNPDDSTHDHYETLNVHPSASPAEIKKSYFHLSKLHHPDHNPSDPSSSHRFMRISEAYTILSHPANRARYDRSRATNPRYAHQHHPHAPKSGSYHSSNPAGGRPPSGLSSRRKTTFQGPPPSFYKSGGWGAHASKRRAAHESSTAQQGSPEGKTHARQDTSAKDHQGWENTTGPESNPGMGFGQDPYYKYGFGGFGYGTNTGSNPFFDPHSHQRTHRRHEERRAKRAMKRRGLSLDADDSMIGTFFVLSGCVAASVVGAMLIGGFGGGLGR, encoded by the exons ATGCCATTCCGTTACTACCATCCTCCGCGCAGCGCGATCCCGCGCCATATCGccaaccctcctcaccatgttcttgtcaacaacccccaaccatGCCGACCCTTTCACTCCTCCCGCCATGATCGCGCCGCTgccggcagcaacaacccagACGACTCAACCCACGACCATTACGAGACCCTAAACGTCcacccctccgcctccccagCCGAGATCAAAAA AAGCTACTTCCACCTCTCCAAACTCCATCACCCCGACCACAACCCCTccgacccctcctcctcccaccgctTCATGCGCATCTCGGAAGCCtacaccatcctctcccacccgGCAAACCGCGCCAGATACGACCGCTCCCGCGCCACAAACCCCCGCTAcgcccaccagcaccatccccacGCCCCAAAGTCGGGTTCCTACCACTCCAGCAACCCAGCTGGCGGCCGCCCCCCCTCAGGTCTATCCTCCCGTCGGAAAACCACCTTCCAAGGCCCCCCCCCTTCATTCTACAAGTCAGGGGGGTGGGGCGCTCACGCCTCAAAACGACGCGCTGCCCACGAGAGCTCAACAGCCCAGCAGGGCTCGCCAGAGGGGAAAACACATGCCAGACAAGACACCAGTGCAAAAGACCACCAAGGATGGGAGAACACCACCGGCCCTGAATCCAACCCCGGGATGGGCTTCGGTCAGGATCCCTATTATAAATACGGCTTTGGGGGGTTCGGGTACGGGACAAACACCGGATCGAACCCGTTTTTTGACCCGCATTCTCATCAGCGGACGCACAGGCGGCATGAGGAACGGCGAGCAAAGAGGGCCATGAAGCGGAGGGGGTTGAGCTTGGACGCGGATGACAGCATGATTGGGActttttttgtcttgagCGGGTGCGTGGCTGCTAGTGTTGTGGGCGCGATGCTGAtaggggggtttggaggtgggcTTGGAAGGTAG
- the hus5 gene encoding SUMO conjugating enzyme Hus5 (EggNog:ENOG503P1T8; COG:O) produces MGSTLCQNRLIEERKQWRKDHPFGFWAKPQKNPQGVLDMKVWECAIPGKKDTIWEGGQFKLHITFPDEYPTKPPKCKFVPPLFHPNVYPSGTVCLSILNEEEAWKPAITLKQILLGVQDLLNDPNPESPAQAEAYNLFKKDRAEYERRIKRIVRENAAP; encoded by the exons ATGGGTTCGACACTCTGCCAGAACCGTCTGATTGAGGAGAG AAAGCAGTGGCGGAAAGACCACCCGTTCGGCTTCTGGGCCAAACCCCAGAAGAACCCCCAAGGTGTGCTGGACATGAAGGTCTGGGAGTGTGCTATTCCTGGCAAGAAAGACACAATCTGGGAGGGCGGCCAGTTCAAGCTGCACATCACTTTTCCAGATG AATATCCCACGAAGCCCCCCAAGT GCAAATTCGTCCCTCCTCTGTTCCACCCCAATGTCTACCCTTCGGGCACCGTCTGCCTTTCGATTCTcaacgaggaagaggcttgGAAACCGGCCATCACTCTCAAGCAGATTCTCCTTGGTGTCCAAGACCTCCTAAACGACCCAAACCCCGAGTCACCAGCTCAGGCCGAGGCTTACAACCTATTCAAGAAGGACAGAGCCGAGTACGAAAGACGTATCAAACGGATTGTTCGAGAGAATGCTGCTCCATAG
- a CDS encoding hypothetical protein (EggNog:ENOG503P7NT) produces the protein MSSSFIFRQSTLLSRYLEVSFHQTNQSIKQFKISTNSKDFVSRQQSPHQKTHTNTTNMTQSKADKIEEVRQNLPLPQMPPKASDWQSADASKTSVGSGRFSSDVSTGPGSTAGLREPATKASEDIDMSGIGRQGKDGLSEPPKDARSK, from the exons ATGTCCTCCAGCTTCATATTCCGCCAAAGCACACTCCTGTCGAGGTATTTAGAGGTCTCCT TTCACCAGaccaatcaatcaatcaagCAATTCAAAATAAGCACTAACTCAAAAGACTTTGTCTCACGACAACAATCACCACATCAA aaaacacacacaaacacaaccaacaTGACTCAATCCAAGGCCGACAAGATCGAAGAGGTCCGCCagaacctccccctcccgcagATGCCCCCCAAGGCCTCCGACTGGCAGTCCGCCGACGCTAGCAAGACCAGCGTCGGCAGTGGTCGTTTTTCGAGCGATGTTTCAACCGGTCCCGGTTCCACAGCTGGACTGAGGGAGCCTGCGACCAAGGCTTCGGAGGATATTGATATGAGTGGAATTGGTCGTCAGGGCAAGGATGGTCTGAGCGAGCCTCCCAAGGATGCTCGGTCAAAGTAA
- the UPS2 gene encoding Phospholipid metabolism protein (COG:U; EggNog:ENOG503P1RF; BUSCO:EOG092641K1): MKVFSNTETFNYSWEEVSTANWRKYCPWNDKSTHVLAVDTISRTVDPETGILRTERLITCKQSMPEILKKILGAGMEDQQVFETSYVDPKQRTVTMVSENITWNNLLNVQETVVYRPLNDHQTSFEQAAKITALCGGWQKIKNSMEDALVKRFRDNAARGKEGFEAVLAMSRRVFAEEQQREKMMLIQAQAVNIRMAA, from the coding sequence ATGAAGGTCTTTTCCAACACAGAAACCTTCAACTACTCCTGGGAGGAGGTATCAACCGCCAACTGGCGGAAATACTGCCCATGGAACGACAAGTCCACCCACGTTCTCGCCGTCGACACCATCAGCCGGACCGTCGACCCCGAGACTGGCATCCTGCGCACAGAACGCCTCATCACCTGCAAGCAGAGCATGCCTGAGATCTTGAAGAAGATCCTGGGCGCCGGCATGGAGGATCAACAAGTTTTTGAGACGTCCTATGTCGACCCAAAGCAGAGGACCGTCACCATGGTCTCGGAGAATATCACATGGAACAACCTTCTCAACGTTCAGGAGACGGTTGTCTACAGACCACTCAATGACCATCAGACATCCTTCGAGCAGGCGGCCAAGATCACCGCTCTGTGCGGCGGGTGGCAGAAGATTAAGAACAGCATGGAGGACGCGCTCGTCAAGAGGTTTCGCGACAACGCTGCCAGGGGCAAGGAAGGGTTCGAGGCTGTGCTTGCCATGAGCAGGAGGGTGTTCgccgaggagcagcagcgggagaAGATGATGCTCATCCAAGCCCAGGCCGTCAACATCCGCATGGCTGCTTAG